In Tursiops truncatus isolate mTurTru1 chromosome 10, mTurTru1.mat.Y, whole genome shotgun sequence, the sequence CAGCCTCCTGGGGGTGGGCAGCCCCTGCTGCAGCCTACTAAGGTGGATGCGGCTGAGGGCCGGCGGCCACAGGCCCTGCGGCTGATCGAGCAGGACCCCTATGAGCACccggagaggctgcagcagttgCAGCAGGAGCTGGAGGCCTTTCGGGGCCAGCTGGGCGATGCAGGGGCTCTGGACGCTATCTGGCGGGAGCTACAAGACGCACAGGAGCACGATGCCCGTGGCCGTTCCATCGCCATCGCCCGCTGCTACTCACTGAAGAACCGGCACCAGGATGTCATGCCCTACGACAGCAACCGTGTGGTGCTGCGCTCAGGCAAGGACGACTACATCAACGCCAGCCGCGTGGAGGGGCTCTCACCGTACTGCCCACCTTTGGTGGCCACCCAGGCCCCCCTGCCTGGTACAGCTGCCGACTTCTGGCTCATGGTGCATGAGCAGAAAGTGTCAGTCATTGTCATGCTCGTGTCTGAGGCCGAGATGGAAAAGGTGAGAGGGAGAGGTTGGGTGGGTGCCCAGAAGGGAAACTGGAAAACCAGCCCTAACTGCCCTGTTTGTCCTTCAGCAAAAGGTGGCTCGCTACTTCCCTACCGAGAGGGGCCAGCCCATGGTGCACGGTGCCCTGAGCTTGGCCCTGAGCAGTGTTCGCACCACCGAGACCCATGTGGAGCGGGTGCTGAGCCTGCAGTTCCGGGACCAGAGCCTCAAGCGCTCGCTCGTGCACCTCCACTTCCCCACATGGCCAGAGTTGTGCGTCTGCTGCCCTGGGCGGTggttggggggctgggagggtggtgcGGCCTTGGAGCAGGTCTGACTCAGAGACGCCACCCCACCCTGCAGAGGCCTGCCGGACAGCCCCAGCAATCTGCTGCACTTCATCCAGGAGGTACACGCTCATTACCTGCATCAGCGCCCCCTGCACACGCCTGTCGTCGTCCACTGCAGGTAGGTGTGGGTAGCTCCCGAGCGGCCCttctctgggggctcctgggCTGGCCTCACAGCCCCTTCCTGCCGCAGCTCCGGGGTGGGCCGCACAGGAGCCTTCGCGCTGCTCTACGCGGCTGTGCAGGAGGTGGAGGCTGGAAGTGGGATCCCTGAGCTGCCTCAGCTGGTGCGGCGCATGCGGCAGCAGAGGAAACACATGCTGCAGGAGAAGGTGAGGGCCCAGGCGGGAGCTGGGATGGGCCCTCCATCCTGGGTGACGGGCCCTGCCCGGCTGACCAGGCCCAATGCGCCCCTGCAGCTGCATCTCAGGTTCTGCCATGAGGCGGTGGTGAAACACGTGGAGCAGGTCCTGCAGCGCCACGGCATGCCCCTTCCGTGCAAGCCCTCGGCTGGCACCAGTGTCACAcagaaggtgagggagggagccccTGGGGGCTGCTGGGACTGACACTGCCTCGTGGACTCCATCTTCACCCACTCTTGTCTCCTCAGAATCACCTTCCTCAGGACTCCCAGGACCTGGTTCTCGGTGGGGATGTGCCCATCAGCTCCATCCAGGCCACTATCGCCAAGCTCAGCATCCGGCCTCCCGGGGGCTTGGATTTCCCGGCTGCCGGCCTGCCAGGCCCTGTAGAGCCCCCAGGCCTGCCGCCACCCAGCCTCCCAGAGTCCACCCAGCTCccatcctcctccccaccccctctctctTCACCCCTGCCTGAGGCCCCTCCGCCTGAGGAGGAGCAGCCGGTACCTGAGGTCCCCAGCCTGgggcccccctcctcctccctggagcTGCTGGCCTCCCTAACTCCTGAGGCCTTCTCTCTGGACAGCTCCTTGAGGGGAAAGCAGCGGATGAGCAAGCAGAACTTTCTGCAGGCCCATAACGGGCAGGGTCTGCGGGCTGCCCGGCCCACTGATGACCCCCTCAGCCTTCTGGATCCACTCTGGACACTCAACAAGACCTGAACAGGGTTTGCCTGCCTTGCACTACGTTGTCTCCCATGCCAGTCTGCCCCTCTTGAGGTGGGGCCTAGTCTTACTCCCATTCCTGCTGCCTTCAGCCCTGCCTGGCCCAGCCCACAGCTCTACAGGGTAGAGATGCATCACGGGTCTTGGGTCAGGTTCTGCTCCTTTGTGGGACCTGACATTTTCAGCTCTTTGCTGTTGAATAAACAAACCTGTTCTGTGGCCAGTGTCTCTGCTGAACGCTGCTCCccgggaggtggggggctgggcccCAGCAGCACCACTTTCAGCGAGTGTGGAGGTGGAGGGGGTCACCTTGGTTTCCACACCTCTGAAGTGGTTAGGCAAGATGGCCTCTAGAGCTGGCTTGCTAAACTTCTCCAGCCTGTAAACTCTTCCTCTGACCTGTATGGCTTCTGGCAGGAGCTGCTCTGAGCTGAGAAAGGTCTAACCAAGTGCTGCACTTTAGGCACCGGGAGGGTGGAAATGATGCCAGAGCTCATCCAGGGGAAGACGCAAGTGGCGCACAAAGCCCCTGgctgatgtgatttttaaaaaaaagtttaatattaCAGTCATGAGGCAGGACAGGACAGTTCAGAGGCAGCTTCCCAAAGATTCAGCTCTTCCCCCAGTCCAGGTCCAGCACATTGCCCCACAGAGCACCCCAGCCAGACGGGCAGGGAGGCCCACCCTCAGTCCAGCTTCTCCAGCACAGAGGGCACGTATACTAGGCTGAGCTCGCTGCCAAAGTTGCAGACAATGGCAGCATTGTCCAGCACCAGGATCTGGCGGGCCGGCTGGGCCTCACTGTTCTTCCCCAGGTAGACTGTCTGTAACAGGTCCCCGTAGTTTAGGTCCCAAAAGGAAACACAGCCCTGGCCGCCGGTCACCAGCAGGTTGTCTGAGATGACACCCAAGCTTGCACCACAGCCCAGGTCCTGGAGGCAAGGACAGGACAGGCTCGGTGTCTTGAATCCTTCCCTAAAATACCGAGAATCCCGTGGCCCCCAACATGCCTACCTGCTGAATGGAGTAGAGCCTGATGCCTGTGCTGCGTGGCCCCCAACATGCCTACCTGCTGAATGGAGTAGAGCCTGATGCCTGTGCTGCGGTCCCAGATGCTGATGAGGTCATCTAGGCCACTGCTGATGACACAGGAGGTGGTACAGGTGAGGGAGGTGACATCCCCACGGTGAGCGAACATGTGGCTGACCCGGCTGCCCGTCAGCACATCCCACAGGCAGATGGCCCCATCTTGTCCTCCACTGGCCAGCACCATGGTCTAAGGGAACAGGCACAGGAGAGCTGGTCACGGTGGTGAAACACCTCTGTCCACAAGGGTGGCTTAGTGCCCTGGTGGGTGGGAGCCCTCACTCTGCTTCACAGAGGCCCTTGGGGACCAGCTCCCAGGAGTTAGAAACAAGGGCTATGGGCCTGGCTTGGTACCCCGCACCCCACCCACGGCCCTCACCTGGTCAATGTACACAGTCGTGATGGCCCCTGAGTGGCCTTGCAGGGTGAAGAGGCAGCATGAGTCCTCCAGACGATACACCTGGGGCAGGAACAGGTATCAGATTCTGGTCTCTCTGGGATTTTCCAAATCACACTTTGGCCAGGAATTCCCTTCCACAGTTCATCCAGGACACCTCCAGCCACTCCCTGACTGACCCCATGTGCTCCCCACCCCCTGTGTTGGGCCACCCCAGTGCCCAAGAGATGGTGCCAACACTTACTCTCAGTGTGTGGTCCTGGCTCCCAGTCACGAGGCGCCCGGCAGCTGCCTTCAGGGCTGTGATGGGCTTCTGGTGTGCACAGGGCACCGTGTGGGTCAGGTGACAAGCCACTGCATCACTGCTGCTGTACATAGGGGATGTGGGGGAACTGCCCCGCCCCGGGGCCCCTGGGGATAACAGGCCAAGTGAGGGATCTCCGAGAAGACACCCTGcaggcagcccctctgctccaCCCACCAGGTGCAGGCACCAGCCCAGCCCAGGTCCCCTGACCTCGGAACTGCAGGGGGCTGAGGGCAGTGTGAGTCTCCAAGGAGAAGAAATCAAGGGAACCGTTGAGCCGGGCAGCCACAATCCTGGAAGAGAAGAGCGGCTGTCAGGTGGCTCTCCCTCAGAGCCCCCAGCTTTGGGGCTGAGCACCGCGGGCCCTTGACAGGCCCGTCCCACTGGTTCTGGGAACAGTGGAGCCATGAGGGACCGTGGCCAAGAGGGAAGCACAGGTGCTGGGGACCAGGTTGCAACTCCAATTAttaacctctgtgcctcagagtcttcatctgtgaaatgggaacaacTGTACCCACCTCACAGCGTGGTCATGAGGAGTAAATGAGCTAGTATGTGTAAAGTGGTACCTGGGGAACATCATGTAAgactggaaattaaaaacaaacaaggggTATAGGCAGTCCCCCTCCACAGCCTGGAGCTAAAGGAAAGGCTTCAGGGGAAGAGAAGTAGGACGTAAGGTGGGGCCTATGTTTTACAGCCACAGAAGGTGTTGCTGTCTCCATCACAGAAAAGCAGCTTCGACCCCAGCAACACctgctccatttcttttttccacaAAGATTATTCTCCACTGCCCCTGATTCCTAGGCACAGGATGATGGGCAGAGATGGAGACATTTGCCCTGTGGCCCCAAAGCTTTGACGTGAGTGGGGTTCAAAATCTTACTCCAGCAAAGGGCAATGCACATCTTCACCTCTGCCCATAATCTGAAGGATCTATGGCAGAGATGGGGAAGGCACAGcacaggggtggagggagagaccATGGAACTTTGGGGGTTGAGCTGAGACATGTGGGCTTTccctaaaattcaaaaaaaaaaaaaaaaaaaacacacagcaggggAGAATTTCCAAGCGTGGAGAACCCAGTGAACTTGGCCAGACTGCAGGGTAGGATGTTAGCTAAGTAAGGCCTGAGCAAGAAGGCTGGCAATGGCAGGAATGACAGCAGCAGCCAACAGAAACTGAGAGGTAAGAGCAAGGGGTATCCCCACCCCGAGAAAATGAGGCTCCAGCTTTAGCTTAGACGGTGGGGCCACAAACGGTCAGGGACCCTGCAAGGAAGAGCCAGCATGGGTCAGGCAGGTAAAGCGTTCAGCAAAGGCACCTAGTCATGGGTGAGGCCCAGGTTTCTCAGCCCAGAGGTGGGAGCTCAAGCCTGAGAAGCCGGGAATCCTCCTCTCCCAGGGAGTGTGTGATCGAGCCCTGGGAACACCCAGCCAACAGCCGTGCTGAGGAGGGAGGCGAGGACAGTGTCCAGCatcaaaggggaagaaaagacgGTTCTtctgaaaatgcatttttctggAACTGAAAACCCAGGATACCTAGAAAGGTCAGTATTGACAGGCTACCTAGAGCAACTTTCACTTCAGAAGGGTGAGGAGAACTGCTCACTCTCCGTGTGCCAGGCCCTATTCTAAGTGCTTCCTACCTGTTAACTCTTGGAGCTGTCACCCTCCCACTGAGGTGGACTACCTGCTGTTCACAGGTGTGGGGCTTGGCACCGAGTAGGGAAGTCAAGTCACACACCAGTGAAGGGGAAGCAGGGCTCAAACCTCACAGTGTGCGGGGCTGTCTAGGGTTGAGGCAGGCATCCTAGCTAGCACTCGCACCTTTTGTCCAGGAAGACGAGGGCCGTGATGCCCGAGGAGACCTCCTCGCTGCTGCAGCGCAGAGTGCCCTCGATGGCGTCCCACACCTGCAGGCCCAGAGGCTGTGAGCACCTGCGAGCTAGGAGGGCCCACAAACCCCCTGCACAGACgtcccctctgcccacctccagccGGCCACTGCTCCGCCCCACCACGATGAGGCTGCCCTGCAGCTCCAGGCTCCAGATGGAGCCATCTGCGCTGGGGGCCCAGGCGAGGGAAGGGGAGCCCTTCTCGGGAGGAAAGCCCCCCTCGTCCTCAGGGGCCTGGGGCAGCGTGGGCCCGGGCGAGGGTGGGCGCAGGGCTGGTGTGTGGACGGGAGCCATTCCCTCCTCCTGGTACAGTCGCTGCACCAGGTGGCTGAAGTCATAGCCTGGGGAGGCCTGAGCACGGCGGCAGCCCGCCCGGTACCGGGGCTCGGGCTGAGCGGGCTCTAGGAGCTGTGGCTGCGCTGAGAAGTTGGTGTCGATCAAGCAGGTGAGGTCCGGCTGGTCCCCGAAGAGGGAAGTTGGCGGAGGGCCCCGGGGACGATGCCGTAGTGGAGGACTGTCCCCAGGCTCCTCTGGGCCACCCTTCCCACCGTCCGACAGCCGTTCCCAGCTCTCCTGAGCCTCCAACACGCTGCCAACACCACTGTCCTGGCGCTgcctgctggggggtggggagggtggggtgaggaCAGTGGGGCACAGATGCAGGGCAGGGcatgggtgggaggtgggggggtaCCTACCCCAGGTGTGGGATGCGAGTGAGGCAGTCTCCAGTCTGCGCGTCCCACACACACACGTGGCCTGCCAGGCAACAGCTCACCAGCAGCATCCCGTCACTGGCCAGACACTCGATGTCCTGCGGGAGCACAGCATGGACATGGGCACGGGCGCTGGTGTCTGCGCGGCCCAGGCCTCAGGCGCCCCCAGCTCCCGCCCGTGCTCACCATGAGGTGCCCGCGCAGCACCAGGGGCACAATCTCTGTCTCAGGTGGCGCGTAGCCGTAGTCATCACAGGGCAGCTCCccacgccgccgccgcccgggcccCGAGCCGGGTTGCCCGTAGTTGCGAGGGCAGAGCACGCGGTATaggcagagcagcagcagcacgAGGACGATGCCCGAGGCCAAGCCGAGTGCTGCCACCCTGCGCCGGGCGGAGCCTGGTGAGGCgtgccccttccccccacccccgtccctgcCAGCTGCCCCCCTCCCTTGTGGGCCTTACTTGTACAGGGTGATGTCTCTGTGCGCCTGCGCCGTGCCTGGCCCCTTGGGGCCGGCCTCCCAGAGCCCACCCTGCCCAGGCCGCGGCGGGGGCCAGGCACTGCGGCCGTCCTGAGGGTGCCGCCCCTCCAGGGCCTCCCTCGGGTTCAGGCGGAGCGTGACTGGGATGACAGGCAGCAGGCTGATGTACCTGGGGCCGGGCAGCGGGCAGCCTCAGCAGAGATGCCCTCGGAAGGGACCCCCCCTCCTGCTGCTGCCCCAGTCCCCCTCTCTGCTCTTCACACGGGACTCAGCTCAACCTGCCAGGCTCCAAGAACACCCTCTCAGGACAGTCTTCCCAGCATGGGCTGGGGCAGCAGAGGTAACGTCCCTCCCCAGCTCAGCTCTGGCACCCCAACCTTGGTCTGTCACAGAAACCGGCAGCCAAGCCATCACTGCCATGTCTGTCACCCATTGTGGCTCAGAGTGGGTGGAAGTGAGTGAGGTGCATCTCATTCTGGCCAAGTGGCTGACAGCAACCTATGACTCCCCAGAGCAGGGCCCTGGGCTACTCTTAGGTTGTGGATGCTTGGAGCCCTGGCTCCTACTTCACAACCTTAGGGGTGTTTATTTGAAAGGAAATGCAGAATTCAAACCAGAGGGTCTCCCTCCTAAAGGGAAGGGATGCTCTGGGGACAGTGAGCTGACATCACCAGGTGGGGAGGTGGAACCTGGCACAGCCCAACTCACCTCTTGGCCAGTGTGATGTTGTAGTAGCTGAAGAGCGTTGGCCAGTGGCGGAAGGACAACTTCCTCCAAAGTTCCTCATCCTCAGTCCCCCAGGTTACCTCTGGGGCTGGGCTATCATGGATGCCCTCAGCTGGAGCCCCAGGCTCGGGCAGCTCCCCTGGCAATGTCTGGTTCTCGGGTAACTTAGAGGCACCAGGTGGGAAGATGGAGAAGGCGGGGTCCGGGTGGCTGGCAGGCAGCACACCACTAGGCACAGGCATGGAAGCCAGGGCGCCCTCGCCCAGAGGGCTCTGCTCTGTCACCTGGGCAGTGAGGTATGTGCGCAGCCCTGCTGGGTCTGTGTACACCAGGATGCCAATCCAGACAACGGTGCCAGCCTGCAGTGGGGCATCGGGTGCTCAGCAGGACCTCTGGGAGGAACGGACAGCCCCAACCTGTCCTACCCTCCTGCCTTCCCAAGTCCTCCCACTATGACTGGGGGCCAACTGCCCCCCAGAGGGACCTAGTTCCCTTTCCATGGTCGGGGTTTGGGACTCCTGGCCTGGAAACAGAGGTGCACCCTTAGGTTTGTTACAGAACTTTCCCATCTCCAAACCCCATCTCAGCTTGGGCCAGAAAGCTGCTACCTTTCCCATGGTCAGCATGGCCAGAGGGACCAGCGGCATGACCTGCTCCACGGACACCACGGGTCCTAGTCCTCAGAGGGCCTCAGCCTCGCTGCCGTCTCACTTCAACTCCTTAGGAGAGGCCCACTGACCAGAGGCCAGCCCTGCTCCttctcccctctgcccagcccagcATTTTCTGATGCCTGCACAGTGAACCCTGACTCAGGCAACCATGGTGGCTCCATCCCAGAGCACCCCGTCCTGGGTCACCCTGGGGAGACGACTCCTCTCCCTGCCAACCTCGGCTACCTCTCCAAAGATAGGCTTATCACCCCAGAAACCACCAGGGTCTGGGCAGGAGGGCAGAGTGGGTGGCTTCCCAAAGCCAGGCTTCAAGAGGCCATGAAGGCCTGAGGGGCACCCCCCACCTCCAAGGCAAATGCAAAATGCAAGAGGGACTTGAGCGCTGGCCCTCGGGCAGGGGTGGCAGGTACCATGATGAGGCGCTGTGCCAGGCGGGTTCGGGCCAGGAAGTAGACGACACGCAGCCTCTTGGGGAGCCGCAGGTTTCGAAAGGAGGACGGTTGCAGTGTGATGGTGTGGGGTGTGGACGGCCGCACAGCCAGCTGCCGCTCGAAGCGTGCTGGCCGCCCCGCTGGCTTAGCTGGGGGCAGGCAGGCCTCAGGAGGCAGCCGCTTGTTCAGGTCCGCTAGCTGTTGGGGGTGCAGTGGTCAGGGCCCAAAGCTGCTGTCCAGAGGCTGTCCGCAGGGGGCTGCTGCCCTGCCCGAGGCCTGCCCCTCTCTCACCCAGAGATCCCCTGAGCACAGCCAGGGATGCGgaggaggtgggtgggcagggctcagcccaGTCCTACCTCCATCCGGCGAATGTCAATGGACAGGACAGTGGTGAAAAACAACATCTGAAGGAAGAAGTCAGACACCAGGCCCACGACGGCAAAAAGACAGAACTCCTGGAATTAAGCAGATGAGGGGACACCATGACCTCACGGCCCAGCACCCAGAGAACCAGTTCCGTGCCTGCAGGCACCTCGGAATCTGTAGGGCAGTTTCAGGCAAGGcacagcagagagaaagaaaagagatgttGGTAGTTCTGAAATCTGGGAGCGGCCAAGGAGGATAATGCAGCCGctacctccctccccacaaggGGCAGCAGagacctccccccaacccccacacCTTTACCCAGAGAAGGCTGATGCCCGAACTTGGAGGTGAGGTGCCTTGACCCAACttggaaagttctttttttttggctgtacgcgggcctctcactgctgtggcccttcccgccgcagagcacagcctccggacgcgcagggtctgtttacggcccagccgctccgtggcatgtgggatcctcccggaccggggcacgaacccgtgtcccctgcatcggcaggcggactctcaaccactgcgccaccaggggagccccaacttggaaagttctgagccccaccaGCCTGCTACCCAAAAAGCCCTCCCTGACTGAGCCCCTGGCCCTGCTCACGTGCCATGGACCGACACCTA encodes:
- the SCAP gene encoding sterol regulatory element-binding protein cleavage-activating protein isoform X5, encoding MTLTERLREKISQAFYNHGLFCASYPIPIILFTGLCILACCYPLLKLPLPGTGPVEFTTPVKDYSPPPVASDHKPEEPNEQPEWYVGAPVAYIQQIFVKSSVSPWHKNLLAVDVFRSPLSRAFQLVEEIRNHVLRDSSGTRSLEEVCLQVTDLLPGLRKLRNLLPEHGCLLLSPGNFWQNDREHFHADPDIIGTIHQHEPKTLQTSATLKDLLFGVPGKYSGVSLYTRKRLVSYTITLVFQHYDARFLGSLRARLMLLHPSPNCSLRAESLVHVHFKEEIGIAELIPLVTTYIILFAYIYFSTRKIDMVKSKWGLALAAVVTVLSSLLMSVGLCTLFGLTPTLNGGEIFPYLVVVIGLENVLVLTKSVVSTPVDLEVKLRIAQGLSNESWSIMKNMATELGIILIGYFTLVPAIQEFCLFAVVGLVSDFFLQMLFFTTVLSIDIRRMELADLNKRLPPEACLPPAKPAGRPARFERQLAVRPSTPHTITLQPSSFRNLRLPKRLRVVYFLARTRLAQRLIMAGTVVWIGILVYTDPAGLRTYLTAQVTEQSPLGEGALASMPVPSGVLPASHPDPAFSIFPPGASKLPENQTLPGELPEPGAPAEGIHDSPAPEVTWGTEDEELWRKLSFRHWPTLFSYYNITLAKRYISLLPVIPVTLRLNPREALEGRHPQDGRSAWPPPRPGQGGLWEAGPKGPGTAQAHRDITLYKVAALGLASGIVLVLLLLCLYRVLCPRNYGQPGSGPGRRRRGELPCDDYGYAPPETEIVPLVLRGHLMDIECLASDGMLLVSCCLAGHVCVWDAQTGDCLTRIPHLGQRQDSGVGSVLEAQESWERLSDGGKGGPEEPGDSPPLRHRPRGPPPTSLFGDQPDLTCLIDTNFSAQPQLLEPAQPEPRYRAGCRRAQASPGYDFSHLVQRLYQEEGMAPVHTPALRPPSPGPTLPQAPEDEGGFPPEKGSPSLAWAPSADGSIWSLELQGSLIVVGRSSGRLEVWDAIEGTLRCSSEEVSSGITALVFLDKRIVAARLNGSLDFFSLETHTALSPLQFRGAPGRGSSPTSPMYSSSDAVACHLTHTVPCAHQKPITALKAAAGRLVTGSQDHTLRVYRLEDSCCLFTLQGHSGAITTVYIDQTMVLASGGQDGAICLWDVLTGSRVSHMFAHRGDVTSLTCTTSCVISSGLDDLISIWDRSTGIRLYSIQQDLGCGASLGVISDNLLVTGGQGCVSFWDLNYGDLLQTVYLGKNSEAQPARQILVLDNAAIVCNFGSELSLVYVPSVLEKLD
- the SCAP gene encoding sterol regulatory element-binding protein cleavage-activating protein isoform X3 — translated: MTLTERLREKISQAFYNHGLFCASYPIPIILFTGLCILACCYPLLKLPLPGTGPVEFTTPVKDYSPPPVASDHKPEEPNEQPEWYVGAPVAYIQQIFVKSSVSPWHKNLLAVDVFRSPLSRAFQLVEEIRNHVLRDSSGTRSLEEVCLQVTDLLPGLRKLRNLLPEHGCLLLSPGNFWQNDREHFHADPDIIGTIHQHEPKTLQTSATLKDLLFGVPGKYSGVSLYTRKRLVSYTITLVFQHYDARFLGSLRARLMLLHPSPNCSLRAESLVHVHFKEEIGIAELIPLVTTYIILFAYIYFSTRKIDMVKSKWGLALAAVVTVLSSLLMSVGLCTLFGLTPTLNGGEIFPYLVVVIGLENVLVLTKSVVSTPVDLEVKLRIAQGLSNESWSIMKNMATELGIILIGYFTLVPAIQEFCLFAVVGLVSDFFLQMLFFTTVLSIDIRRMELADLNKRLPPEACLPPAKPAGRPARFERQLAVRPSTPHTITLQPSSFRNLRLPKRLRVVYFLARTRLAQRLIMAGTVVWIGILVYTDPAGLRTYLTAQVTEQSPLGEGALASMPVPSGVLPASHPDPAFSIFPPGASKLPENQTLPGELPEPGAPAEGIHDSPAPEVTWGTEDEELWRKLSFRHWPTLFSYYNITLAKRYISLLPVIPVTLRLNPREALEGRHPQDGRSAWPPPRPGQGGLWEAGPKGPGTAQAHRDITLYKVAALGLASGIVLVLLLLCLYRVLCPRNYGQPGSGPGRRRRGELPCDDYGYAPPETEIVPLVLRGHLMDIECLASDGMLLVSCCLAGHVCVWDAQTGDCLTRIPHLGRQRQDSGVGSVLEAQESWERLSDGGKGGPEEPGDSPPLRHRPRGPPPTSLFGDQPDLTCLIDTNFSAQPQLLEPAQPEPRYRAGCRRAQASPGYDFSHLVQRLYQEEGMAPVHTPALRPPSPGPTLPQAPEDEGGFPPEKGSPSLAWAPSADGSIWSLELQGSLIVVGRSSGRLEVGRGDVCAGGLWALLARRCSQPLGLQVWDAIEGTLRCSSEEVSSGITALVFLDKRIVAARLNGSLDFFSLETHTALSPLQFRGAPGRGSSPTSPMYSSSDAVACHLTHTVPCAHQKPITALKAAAGRLVTGSQDHTLRVYRLEDSCCLFTLQGHSGAITTVYIDQTMVLASGGQDGAICLWDVLTGSRVSHMFAHRGDVTSLTCTTSCVISSGLDDLISIWDRSTGIRLYSIQQVGMLGATQHRHQALLHSAGPGLWCKLGCHLRQPAGDRRPGLCFLLGPKLRGPVTDSLPGEEQ
- the SCAP gene encoding sterol regulatory element-binding protein cleavage-activating protein isoform X6; protein product: MTLTERLREKISQAFYNHGLFCASYPIPIILFTGLCILACCYPLLKLPLPGTGPVEFTTPVKDYSPPPVASDHKPEEPNEQPEWYVGAPVAYIQQIFVKSSVSPWHKNLLAVDVFRSPLSRAFQLVEEIRNHVLRDSSGTRSLEEVCLQVTDLLPGLRKLRNLLPEHGCLLLSPGNFWQNDREHFHADPDIIGTIHQHEPKTLQTSATLKDLLFGVPGKYSGVSLYTRKRLVSYTITLVFQHYDARFLGSLRARLMLLHPSPNCSLRAESLVHVHFKEEIGIAELIPLVTTYIILFAYIYFSTRKIDMVKSKWGLALAAVVTVLSSLLMSVGLCTLFGLTPTLNGGEIFPYLVVVIGLENVLVLTKSVVSTPVDLEVKLRIAQGLSNESWSIMKNMATELGIILIGYFTLVPAIQEFCLFAVVGLVSDFFLQMLFFTTVLSIDIRRMELADLNKRLPPEACLPPAKPAGRPARFERQLAVRPSTPHTITLQPSSFRNLRLPKRLRVVYFLARTRLAQRLIMAGTVVWIGILVYTDPAGLRTYLTAQVTEQSPLGEGALASMPVPSGVLPASHPDPAFSIFPPGASKLPENQTLPGELPEPGAPAEGIHDSPAPEVTWGTEDEELWRKLSFRHWPTLFSYYNITLAKRYISLLPVIPVTLRLNPREALEGRHPQDGRSAWPPPRPGQGGLWEAGPKGPGTAQAHRDITLYKVAALGLASGIVLVLLLLCLYRVLCPRNYGQPGSGPGRRRRGELPCDDYGYAPPETEIVPLVLRGHLMDIECLASDGMLLVSCCLAGHVCVWDAQTGDCLTRIPHLGRQRQDSGVGSVLEAQESWERLSDGGKGGPEEPGDSPPLRHRPRGPPPTSLFGDQPDLTCLIDTNFSAQPQLLEPAQPEPRYRAGCRRAQASPGYDFSHLVQRLYQEEGMAPVHTPALRPPSPGPTLPQAPEDEGGFPPEKGSPSLAWAPSADGSIWSLELQGSLIVVGRSSGRLEVGRGDVCAGGLWALLARRCSQPLGLQVWDAIEGTLRCSSEEVSSGITALVFLDKRIVAARLNGSLDFFSLETHTALSPLQFRGAPGRGSSPTSPMYSSSDAVACHLTHTVPCAHQKPITALKAAAGRLVTGSQDHTLRVYRLEDSCCLFTLQGHSGAITTVYIDQTMVLASGGQDGAICLWDVLTGSRVSHMFAHRGDVTSLTCTTSCVISSGLDDLISIWDRSTGIRLYSIQQVGMLGATGFSVF